GCAATAAGGTGGGCGCTTTTATTTTTCGCGCGTGCTCAGACTTGAAGGCCGTGGTGGAACTTGTTCCCAGTAACATCGGTTTCAACGTGTTGATGTTGTCCATCATCACGGCGCGTACCGGCGCCGCAAGTTCGTCAAACGTCCACGGTGCGATTACCGCGTTGATGAAATGCCTTAACGCGGCTTCTGCGCCTTCTATCTGCCAGCGCGCCAGCACCTGCTCGGTGAGGGAAATCAGTTCCTGCACCAAGGGGCGGTTTTCAGGCTTCGGCGTGAGCAAAGAGAACAGCGTCGGTTCGGCCAACACGAGCGTGCGCACCAACTCCGGATGTCTTGCCGCGAGCCACGCGGCCACGGCGCCGCCGTAGGAATGGCCGATGACATGAGCCGGCTGGAGTTTCAACCTGCAAATCAAAGCCGCCAGATCACTGGCGTGGCGATCGGCAGTGTAGTCGGTGACATCATCGGCGCAGTGGGCGGGGTGGTGATAGCGCCGCGAATAGGCAATGGCGCGGTGATGGCGGGCAAACGTTTTTAACTGGGCGTTCCAGGTGCGATAATCGCCCAATGCCCCGTGCACAAAAACGACCGGCGCGCCTTCCCCATGATCGACGAAGACTAATTCCGCTTCGTTGACGGCGAGTCGCTGCATCAGAACTTTCTAGTGGCGGATTTCAACCACCGCTCTGCCGCGCTTTTTCCTTCTT
This DNA window, taken from Verrucomicrobiota bacterium, encodes the following:
- a CDS encoding alpha/beta hydrolase, with the translated sequence MQRLAVNEAELVFVDHGEGAPVVFVHGALGDYRTWNAQLKTFARHHRAIAYSRRYHHPAHCADDVTDYTADRHASDLAALICRLKLQPAHVIGHSYGGAVAAWLAARHPELVRTLVLAEPTLFSLLTPKPENRPLVQELISLTEQVLARWQIEGAEAALRHFINAVIAPWTFDELAAPVRAVMMDNINTLKPMLLGTSSTTAFKSEHARKIKAPTLLLEGELSTAVFRQTIRELQADLPSSELITLPDVSHGLHLENPRQFNQTVLEFLSRH